The Clostridia bacterium genome window below encodes:
- a CDS encoding GGDEF domain-containing protein — MAKTKTPKPEKAKSAAPKKKRSLGSGVLIMLVILISAVLVSSGLVMVFNYSDQIDQEAGIVGMRYSQEMKTHLYKAVDSYQEKSEQMAKYIVQGAAQSEEEFSVRLRNVSAQFGVTNLRLRYFKDGNEYRVSGAVFNTTLESKSVLELATRRRSGCAGIVSDQEINPNGVAFCVAVDGCAYADVIVFFYFPVFDVVAFPPESLNEEIFADSRLTCVASGEGEIINILSQTDMGLYEHNNIYEALRPQINDKSIIDAMRVAVYDSTSQVFQADISNERHVICVSSLTEGGSAPFAVVSVYRAEDLHGTGYSTVRTVLSVIMIFAALLLVLVVTNVVGRIRARRQLALMHDIDPVLDCPTRIKFERVAGDILNRNKGTAFAVVTINLRHFNYINDQMGGETVTGILLYLKMLYSRMMVLDETYGYLGDGRFALLMHYRDFKMIEDKLKSVTQLAAGYNARLPAGYNITLYGGIYRTQTGIVDDIGKMIDLAVDAEGSMNFPYDFGSFRIYNDKIHASHAQAEYIEVHMESALRNREFQVFYQPKYNIANDAPDGCEALVRWYNPEKDEYMQPGVFIPLFEANRFIVKLDLYVYERVCEYIEEAVHRGERLYPVSVNVSRITAMEGDFLQQYINIKNKHNIANGFLTLEFTESFAYEDYDMLREIVNTLHKNGFKCSIDDFGTGYSSYSILKQLPMDEIKLDRFFLEKGLSADRDTKVLMSVINVARELNMKVTQEGVETIDQLEMLKKMGCQVIQGYHYSAPLRLSDYIEFIERKSHNVDFVTRGRE, encoded by the coding sequence TTGGCTAAAACCAAAACTCCAAAACCCGAAAAAGCAAAATCCGCCGCGCCGAAGAAAAAACGCAGTCTCGGCAGCGGTGTTCTCATCATGCTCGTTATCCTGATATCCGCGGTCCTCGTCAGCAGCGGACTGGTCATGGTGTTCAACTACTCAGACCAGATCGATCAGGAGGCGGGCATCGTCGGCATGCGCTATTCGCAGGAGATGAAGACCCACCTTTACAAGGCGGTCGACTCCTACCAGGAGAAGAGCGAGCAGATGGCGAAGTATATCGTCCAGGGCGCCGCGCAGAGCGAGGAGGAGTTCAGCGTCCGCCTGCGCAACGTCAGCGCGCAGTTCGGCGTGACGAACCTGCGCCTGCGCTACTTCAAGGACGGCAACGAATACCGCGTCAGCGGCGCGGTGTTCAACACCACGCTTGAGTCGAAGTCGGTGCTCGAGCTCGCGACGCGCCGCCGTTCCGGCTGCGCCGGCATCGTCTCCGACCAGGAGATCAACCCCAACGGCGTCGCCTTCTGCGTCGCCGTCGACGGCTGCGCCTACGCCGACGTCATCGTCTTCTTCTATTTCCCCGTCTTCGACGTCGTCGCGTTCCCGCCGGAATCGCTGAACGAAGAGATATTCGCCGACTCGCGCCTGACCTGCGTCGCCTCCGGCGAAGGCGAGATAATAAACATCCTTTCGCAGACGGATATGGGGCTCTATGAGCATAACAACATCTACGAGGCGCTCCGCCCGCAGATAAACGACAAGTCGATAATCGACGCGATGCGCGTCGCGGTCTACGACTCGACCTCGCAGGTCTTCCAGGCGGATATATCGAACGAGCGGCACGTCATCTGCGTCAGCAGTCTGACAGAAGGCGGCTCCGCGCCCTTCGCGGTCGTCTCCGTCTATCGCGCCGAGGACCTGCACGGCACCGGCTACTCCACCGTCAGAACGGTGCTCAGCGTCATCATGATATTCGCGGCGCTGCTGCTCGTGCTTGTCGTGACGAACGTCGTCGGCCGTATCCGCGCCCGCCGTCAGCTCGCGCTTATGCACGATATCGACCCCGTCCTCGACTGCCCGACCCGCATCAAGTTCGAGCGCGTCGCGGGCGACATACTGAACCGCAACAAGGGAACCGCGTTCGCGGTCGTTACGATAAACCTCAGACACTTCAACTACATAAACGACCAGATGGGCGGCGAAACGGTCACCGGCATCCTGCTCTACCTCAAGATGCTTTACAGCCGCATGATGGTTCTGGACGAAACGTACGGCTATCTGGGCGACGGCCGCTTTGCGCTGCTGATGCACTATCGCGATTTCAAGATGATAGAGGATAAGCTCAAATCGGTCACTCAGCTCGCCGCGGGCTATAACGCGCGTCTGCCCGCCGGCTATAACATCACGCTTTACGGCGGCATCTACCGCACACAGACCGGCATAGTCGACGACATCGGCAAGATGATCGACCTGGCGGTCGACGCGGAGGGCTCCATGAACTTCCCCTACGACTTCGGCTCCTTCCGAATCTACAACGACAAGATCCACGCCTCCCACGCGCAGGCGGAATACATCGAAGTCCACATGGAGAGCGCGCTGCGCAACCGCGAGTTCCAGGTCTTCTACCAGCCGAAGTACAACATCGCCAACGACGCGCCGGACGGATGCGAAGCGCTCGTCCGCTGGTACAATCCCGAGAAGGACGAATATATGCAGCCGGGCGTCTTCATCCCGCTGTTCGAGGCGAACCGCTTCATCGTCAAGCTCGACCTTTACGTTTACGAGCGCGTCTGCGAATACATCGAGGAGGCGGTGCACCGCGGCGAGCGTCTCTATCCCGTCTCGGTCAACGTCTCCCGCATCACCGCGATGGAGGGCGACTTCCTGCAGCAGTATATCAACATCAAGAATAAGCACAACATCGCCAACGGCTTCCTCACTCTCGAGTTCACCGAGTCCTTCGCCTACGAGGACTACGATATGCTCCGCGAGATAGTCAACACCCTGCACAAAAACGGCTTCAAGTGCTCCATCGACGACTTCGGGACCGGCTACTCCTCATACAGCATACTGAAGCAGCTGCCGATGGACGAGATCAAGCTCGACCGCTTCTTCCTCGAAAAGGGCCTCTCCGCCGACCGCGACACGAAGGTCCTCATGAGCGTCATCAACGTCGCCCGCGAGCTGAACATGAAGGTCACGCAGGAGGGCGTCGAGACCATCGACCAGCTCGAAATGCTCAAGAAGATGGGCTGCCAGGTCATCCAGGGCTACCACTACTCCGCCCCGCTGCGCCTGAGCGACTACATCGAGTTTATCGAGCGGAAGTCGCATAACGTCGACTTCGTCACCCGCGGCCGCGAGTAA